A genomic region of Chryseobacterium sp. KACC 21268 contains the following coding sequences:
- a CDS encoding DUF4407 domain-containing protein yields the protein MNWFQHFLMLCSGANIHLLKKSPSEWNKFAGIGGIVLFTALFATLSAGYAMFTVFDNVWTAVGFGLLWGLMIFNLDRYIVSSIKKTGTWWNQVLMTIPRLILATFLGIIISKPLELKIFEKEVNKQLNTIIQRNKKQLQAEMTGRILQQSGPFDTEKKQIQTQIKNYQMAYDSASVELEKEILGKESGLTSGKVGYGTNAKRKAELKEQKRLDLENYQKQQQSRLEYLDKEVSKVYNNLENERKSTETVEDKFNGFAARLQALDELGKNSAIIALAASFIMGLFICLEISPVLIKLISHVGPYDYLLEKTENDFRLYSKEKITKGNYHTDYRIDDFKDDLDIRKRKKNDNNDL from the coding sequence ATGAATTGGTTCCAGCACTTCTTGATGCTGTGTTCTGGCGCCAACATTCACCTTTTGAAGAAATCACCAAGCGAATGGAACAAGTTTGCCGGAATTGGCGGAATCGTTTTGTTCACGGCACTTTTTGCAACACTTTCCGCGGGTTATGCGATGTTTACGGTTTTTGATAATGTTTGGACAGCCGTTGGATTTGGACTTCTTTGGGGATTGATGATTTTCAATTTGGATAGATATATCGTTTCTTCCATCAAGAAAACGGGAACTTGGTGGAATCAAGTTTTGATGACGATTCCAAGGTTGATTTTGGCGACATTTTTGGGAATCATTATTTCAAAACCGTTAGAATTGAAAATCTTTGAAAAGGAAGTCAACAAACAATTGAACACGATTATTCAAAGAAATAAAAAACAACTTCAGGCTGAAATGACTGGAAGGATTTTGCAACAATCCGGCCCTTTTGATACGGAAAAGAAACAAATCCAAACTCAAATCAAGAATTACCAAATGGCTTACGATTCAGCTTCGGTAGAATTAGAAAAAGAAATTCTCGGCAAAGAATCTGGCTTGACGAGTGGAAAAGTGGGTTACGGAACCAACGCCAAAAGAAAAGCGGAACTCAAAGAACAAAAACGCCTCGACCTCGAAAATTACCAAAAACAACAGCAATCGCGTTTGGAATATTTGGACAAAGAAGTTTCGAAAGTCTATAACAATCTGGAAAACGAAAGAAAATCTACGGAAACTGTAGAGGACAAGTTCAATGGATTTGCAGCGCGTTTGCAAGCCTTGGATGAGTTGGGAAAAAATTCTGCAATCATTGCGCTGGCGGCGAGTTTCATTATGGGGTTGTTCATCTGTTTGGAAATCTCACCGGTTTTAATCAAATTGATTTCCCACGTTGGCCCGTATGATTATCTCTTGGAAAAAACTGAGAATGATTTCCGATTATATTCGAAGGAAAAAATTACGAAAGGTAATTATCATACAGATTACCGCATTGATGATTTCAAAGATGACTTGGACATCCGGAAAAGAAAGAAAAATGACAACAATGACTTATAA
- a CDS encoding ABC transporter ATP-binding protein: MELRINNISKTYANGLKALDNVNLTIGKGMFGLLGPNGAGKSSLMRTIAGLQAPDSGEIFLGDLNALTQKEELRKVLGYLPQDFGFYPKVNAIELLNHIAILKGISNKSERKEIVEGLLHQTNLFEARKRNVSEYSGGMRQRFGIAQALLGNPKLIIVDEPTAGLDPMERNRFHNLLSEIGENTIVILSTHIVDDVKNLCNRVVVLTSGHIILDGTPKGVIEDFQGKIWKKLIEKSEVEVAKEQYQVISTHISEGKVEIRVFAETQPDTNFIPVESNLEDVYFSSITKKMATNV, translated from the coding sequence CGCAAATGGTTTGAAGGCTTTGGATAACGTCAATCTTACGATTGGAAAAGGAATGTTCGGATTGCTCGGACCCAATGGTGCAGGGAAGTCTTCACTAATGAGAACCATCGCTGGTTTGCAGGCGCCGGACAGTGGCGAAATTTTTCTCGGCGACCTCAACGCCTTGACCCAAAAAGAAGAACTTAGAAAAGTTTTAGGATATCTTCCTCAGGATTTTGGCTTTTATCCGAAAGTGAATGCCATAGAACTTCTCAATCATATTGCGATTCTGAAAGGCATTTCAAATAAATCTGAACGCAAGGAAATCGTTGAAGGTCTGCTTCATCAAACTAATCTTTTCGAAGCTAGAAAACGAAACGTCAGCGAATATTCTGGTGGAATGAGACAGCGTTTCGGGATTGCTCAGGCGCTTTTGGGAAATCCAAAACTCATTATTGTTGATGAACCAACCGCTGGTCTCGACCCGATGGAAAGAAATCGCTTCCATAATCTATTGAGTGAAATCGGGGAAAACACGATTGTCATTCTTTCAACACACATTGTAGATGATGTGAAAAATCTGTGTAATCGTGTGGTGGTTTTGACTTCTGGACATATTATTCTAGACGGAACGCCAAAAGGTGTGATAGAAGATTTCCAAGGTAAAATCTGGAAAAAACTAATTGAAAAATCCGAAGTTGAGGTGGCAAAAGAACAATACCAAGTGATTTCCACGCATATTTCTGAAGGGAAAGTGGAGATTCGGGTTTTTGCGGAAACTCAGCCAGATACTAATTTTATTCCTGTGGAATCCAATTTGGAAGACGTGTATTTCTCAAGTATCACCAAAAAAATGGCAACCAATGTTTAA
- a CDS encoding M1 family aminopeptidase: protein MFKELFSFELRNGFKKWSTQIYFLVFLTLGVLVGLGTTGAFDTSTSDSILTKNSSLAIARLIVGMSGNIMVLINGIMMISIMATAIQKDYAYNFHGLLYTTPITKSGYFFGRFLANFLIAIYVFSGILIGYFFGTLYGLGTPQLGPINIVNFLWPFLIFTVANTLIIGSIFFALTTLTRSTLASYLFCVILLLLSILSDSILSDIENKDLASLLDPFGNFALKQITEYWTPYEQNENIVPLSGVLLWNRLVWLGISLLCVGITYFKFDFNQFLQPFSLFKKKKTALVETYTNSEKSLQEILNVQKDFGWMAKLKELFYLSFFEVKRIIYTPFFGIIAFIFGVLLIVISNYMKSMYDAESIPVTFLMAELAEEGLSFFLLLLIVFFSGNIVWRERENKIDELIGVSTVSNFNLMFSKFLGMVWMVILMQIFSNLICIGIQFYKGFYDIEPLIYLKFNLYNLPYYLVLIGFSLFVQLIVNNKYFGFFLAIFPVVFLPILYSYLEMNGILYSFNSNGPTLPYSALNGFGQVLYSYFIVKSYWILMMLFLLFIALLVFPRGKEKGLSKKYLLSKTSFKLKHKALLFLFLFSTVGLGGYIYYNTHILNKSYTEVEMEKMRVDYEKKYKYLEKIDQPRIVSSDLKIDIFPAKSGWSVDGIYYIKNKHQKPIDSIILKYPNNLDGHYAFKKMQLARSGKEIFNDEKAGLKLIKLNQPLQPGDSLVLNFQYAFEPKGFANSETETDVVGNGSFFNSNNLPGLGYSADAELSENSARKKYGLKPKPRLAKVNDKKARMNNFISNDSDWIRFQTQISTNDDQIAIAPGYLQKEWKANGRRYFTYKMDSPILNFYAFLSADYQVKKAKWNNVNIEVYYQKGHEYNLNRMISSIQNSLNYYTKNFGPYQHKQVRIIEFPRYASFAQSFPNTIPYSEEIGFLTKIEPNKPEKIDLPFYVTAHEVAHQWWGHQVVGGNVQGSAMMSETFSQYSALMVMEHEYGAPAMKKFLSYELDKYLKGRTREAKNEMPLMLIENQSYIHYNKGSVVMYALKDYLGEAKLNSVLKKYLEQTKFQEPPYTNSVEFVNLLKKETPDSLQYLIKDLFETITLNENYLKDLSYKKVGKQYQVKLTVGSAKYRVDGKGKSKKIPVNDYVDVGVFGQKSKKFPEGKELVFKKVKMDKPEKTFTFLVNEEPLQAGIDPYAKLIDRNMKNNVHDFKSKPDKVNLDADEKSGGAGVKVTVNTGD from the coding sequence ATGTTTAAAGAATTATTCTCTTTTGAACTCAGGAATGGTTTCAAAAAATGGAGTACGCAGATTTACTTTTTGGTTTTCCTGACACTTGGCGTACTCGTTGGATTGGGAACTACGGGCGCGTTTGACACTTCGACCTCAGATTCGATTTTGACCAAAAATTCCTCGTTGGCAATCGCCAGATTGATTGTCGGGATGAGTGGCAATATTATGGTGCTTATCAACGGGATTATGATGATTAGCATTATGGCAACCGCGATTCAGAAAGATTATGCCTATAATTTTCACGGTTTATTGTACACGACGCCAATTACCAAATCCGGGTATTTTTTCGGAAGATTTTTGGCTAATTTCCTCATAGCAATCTATGTTTTTTCCGGAATTTTAATCGGCTATTTTTTCGGGACGCTTTACGGACTTGGAACTCCACAACTTGGCCCCATCAATATCGTTAATTTTCTTTGGCCATTTTTGATTTTCACTGTCGCTAACACATTGATTATCGGTTCGATATTCTTCGCTTTGACGACGTTGACCAGAAGCACTTTGGCTTCCTACCTTTTCTGTGTGATTTTGCTTTTGTTATCGATTTTGAGCGACAGCATTCTTTCCGACATCGAGAACAAAGATTTGGCCTCGCTTCTCGACCCATTCGGAAATTTTGCCTTAAAACAAATCACCGAATATTGGACGCCTTACGAACAAAATGAAAACATAGTTCCGCTTTCTGGCGTTTTGCTTTGGAACCGTTTGGTTTGGCTGGGAATCTCACTTTTGTGTGTGGGGATTACTTATTTCAAATTTGATTTCAACCAATTCTTACAGCCTTTTTCACTCTTCAAAAAGAAGAAAACAGCTTTGGTGGAAACTTACACCAATTCCGAAAAATCATTGCAGGAAATCCTGAATGTTCAAAAGGATTTTGGTTGGATGGCGAAACTGAAAGAACTTTTCTATCTTTCGTTTTTCGAGGTCAAAAGAATCATTTACACGCCATTTTTCGGAATAATTGCTTTCATTTTTGGCGTTTTGCTGATTGTGATTTCCAATTATATGAAATCGATGTACGACGCAGAATCCATTCCTGTCACCTTTTTGATGGCGGAATTGGCGGAAGAAGGCTTGTCATTTTTCCTGCTTTTGCTGATTGTGTTTTTCTCAGGAAACATCGTTTGGAGAGAGCGTGAAAATAAAATCGATGAACTGATTGGCGTAAGCACGGTTTCCAATTTCAACCTGATGTTTTCCAAATTTTTGGGAATGGTCTGGATGGTCATCCTAATGCAGATTTTCTCTAATTTGATTTGCATCGGGATTCAGTTTTACAAAGGATTTTATGATATTGAGCCTTTGATTTATTTGAAATTCAACCTTTACAATTTGCCTTATTATCTGGTTTTAATAGGCTTCAGTTTGTTCGTTCAATTGATTGTCAACAACAAATATTTTGGATTTTTCTTGGCGATTTTCCCTGTCGTTTTCCTGCCGATTTTGTACAGTTATTTGGAGATGAATGGGATTTTGTATAGTTTCAATTCCAACGGACCAACGCTTCCTTATTCAGCTTTGAACGGTTTCGGACAAGTGCTTTACAGCTATTTCATTGTAAAATCGTATTGGATTTTAATGATGTTATTCTTATTGTTCATCGCACTTTTGGTTTTCCCAAGAGGCAAGGAAAAAGGATTGTCCAAAAAATATCTGTTATCGAAAACGTCATTCAAATTAAAACATAAAGCTTTACTGTTTTTGTTCCTGTTCTCGACTGTTGGACTAGGTGGCTACATTTATTACAACACACACATTCTGAACAAATCCTATACAGAAGTTGAAATGGAAAAAATGCGTGTCGATTACGAGAAAAAATATAAATATCTGGAAAAGATAGACCAGCCAAGAATCGTTTCTTCGGATTTGAAAATTGATATTTTCCCTGCAAAATCGGGTTGGAGCGTTGACGGAATTTATTACATCAAAAACAAACATCAAAAGCCGATTGACAGCATCATTCTAAAATATCCGAATAATCTGGACGGACATTATGCCTTCAAAAAAATGCAATTGGCACGTTCCGGAAAAGAGATTTTCAATGATGAAAAGGCAGGTTTGAAACTTATAAAACTCAATCAGCCACTTCAGCCTGGAGATTCTCTTGTACTCAATTTTCAATATGCGTTTGAGCCGAAAGGTTTTGCCAATTCTGAGACAGAAACGGATGTGGTTGGAAACGGCTCATTTTTCAATTCTAATAATTTGCCAGGCTTAGGTTACAGCGCAGATGCGGAACTTTCGGAAAATTCTGCCAGAAAAAAATATGGTCTGAAACCAAAACCAAGATTGGCAAAAGTGAATGACAAGAAGGCTAGAATGAACAACTTCATTTCAAATGATTCTGACTGGATTCGATTCCAGACTCAGATTTCAACTAATGATGACCAAATCGCCATTGCGCCAGGTTATTTGCAAAAAGAATGGAAAGCCAATGGCAGAAGATATTTCACCTACAAAATGGATTCACCGATTCTCAATTTCTACGCATTCCTTTCTGCAGATTACCAAGTGAAAAAAGCGAAATGGAACAACGTGAATATCGAGGTTTATTACCAAAAAGGCCACGAATATAATCTGAATCGGATGATTTCTTCCATTCAAAACAGTTTGAATTATTATACCAAAAACTTTGGACCTTATCAACACAAACAAGTCAGAATCATCGAGTTTCCGCGTTACGCTTCCTTTGCGCAATCGTTCCCGAACACGATTCCATACTCCGAAGAAATTGGTTTCCTCACGAAGATTGAACCCAACAAACCAGAAAAAATCGACCTTCCTTTTTATGTGACGGCTCACGAAGTTGCGCATCAATGGTGGGGACATCAGGTTGTCGGTGGCAATGTTCAGGGCAGTGCGATGATGTCGGAAACATTCTCCCAATATTCCGCTTTGATGGTGATGGAGCACGAATATGGCGCGCCTGCGATGAAAAAATTCCTGAGCTACGAGCTTGATAAATATTTGAAAGGCCGAACCAGAGAAGCGAAAAACGAAATGCCTTTGATGTTAATCGAAAATCAAAGTTACATCCATTACAACAAAGGAAGCGTTGTGATGTACGCGCTGAAAGATTATTTGGGAGAGGCAAAACTGAATTCGGTTTTGAAGAAATATTTGGAACAGACCAAGTTTCAGGAACCGCCTTACACCAATTCGGTGGAGTTTGTGAATCTTTTGAAAAAGGAAACACCTGACAGTTTGCAGTACCTCATCAAGGATTTGTTTGAAACGATTACGCTGAACGAAAACTATTTGAAGGATTTATCTTACAAAAAAGTCGGAAAGCAATATCAAGTAAAACTCACGGTTGGAAGTGCAAAATACCGCGTTGATGGCAAAGGAAAATCGAAGAAAATTCCAGTTAACGATTATGTTGATGTGGGCGTTTTCGGACAAAAATCAAAGAAATTTCCTGAAGGTAAAGAATTGGTTTTCAAAAAAGTGAAGATGGATAAACCTGAGAAAACTTTTACGTTCTTGGTGAATGAAGAACCGTTGCAAGCCGGAATCGACCCTTATGCAAAACTGATTGACCGAAATATGAAAAATAACGTTCACGATTTCAAATCGAAACCGGACAAAGTCAATCTCGATGCAGATGAAAAATCTGGTGGCGCAGGCGTGAAAGTGACTGTAAATACGGGAGATTAA